The following proteins are co-located in the Corynebacterium aquilae DSM 44791 genome:
- the pcrA gene encoding DNA helicase PcrA yields MPLQNPFSRPSVSSSSSQGVGAASTSGAHPFSPGVRAGADPAAAAQRSAEKLVEGLNPQQREAVEHIGSPLLIVAGAGSGKTAVLTRRIAYLLALRNVAPWEVLAITFTNKAAAEMRERVGQLVGPVAERMWVATFHSTCVRILRQQAQLVPGLNTNFSIYDTDDAQRLLAQIAKDKGLDAKKFTPRALLNGISNWKNELIGPEEALAEAKATHNRYEEVIAEVFGEYQRALRQANAVDFDDLIGEVVRIFQQHPPVVEYYRRRFRHVLIDEYQDTNHAQYMLVSALVGTEVTADGLQPSELCVVGDADQSIYAFRGATIRNIEEFERDYPQAKTIVLEQNYRSTQMILDAANAVIDRNDGRRAKKLWTAQGAGEKIVGYVADNEHDEARFIAGEIDELVDRGMAYSDIAVMYRTNNASRAIEDVFIRSGIPYKVVGGTRFYERKEIRDIIAYLRVIENEEDAVSLRRIINTPRRGIGDKAIAAVSLHAETHRVSFASALHAAAHGEVDGLSTRGKSAIAGFNQLLDGLRMAALSARDEVTGYPDLGVVVSEVLDSTGYRDELAKSNDPQDAARLDNVNELVAVAREFASEAANLRAYEEMDGGPTPAEDGQPEPGSLAAFLERVSLVADADQLPDGEESVVTLMTLHTAKGLEFPVVFSVGWEDGQFPHTRSLGDPTQLQEERRLAYVGITRACQRLYVTRAMMRSAWGSPVTNPPSRFLGEIPDAVIDWRREAPEFDAWGEPSYGSYGSSSGYGAARGYGSSYGSSAKPKRPRGGIPKANVGKKDLQLVVGDRVVHDKYGLGTVMEVSHGAPADTVVVDFGSSGTVRLMLLGNVPLEKL; encoded by the coding sequence ATGCCACTTCAGAATCCTTTTTCTCGTCCGTCTGTGTCTTCGTCTTCTTCCCAGGGGGTGGGGGCTGCTTCGACTAGCGGGGCGCACCCGTTTTCGCCTGGAGTGCGTGCGGGGGCGGATCCGGCGGCTGCGGCGCAGCGTTCGGCGGAGAAGCTGGTTGAGGGGTTGAATCCGCAGCAGCGTGAGGCGGTGGAGCACATTGGTTCGCCGCTGTTGATTGTGGCGGGTGCGGGCTCGGGCAAGACTGCTGTGTTGACCCGGCGAATTGCGTATCTGTTGGCCTTGCGCAATGTGGCGCCGTGGGAGGTTTTGGCTATTACCTTCACGAATAAGGCTGCTGCTGAGATGCGTGAGCGGGTGGGCCAGCTGGTGGGCCCGGTGGCGGAGCGGATGTGGGTGGCGACGTTCCACTCGACGTGTGTGCGGATTCTGCGCCAGCAGGCGCAGCTGGTGCCGGGGCTGAATACGAATTTTTCGATCTATGACACCGATGATGCGCAGCGTTTGTTGGCGCAGATCGCAAAGGATAAAGGGCTGGATGCGAAAAAGTTCACGCCCCGGGCGCTGCTGAATGGGATTTCGAATTGGAAAAACGAGCTGATTGGCCCGGAGGAGGCGCTGGCGGAGGCCAAGGCCACGCATAACCGTTACGAGGAGGTCATTGCTGAGGTCTTTGGGGAGTATCAGCGGGCGCTGCGGCAGGCTAATGCGGTCGATTTTGATGATCTGATTGGTGAGGTGGTGCGGATTTTCCAGCAGCATCCTCCGGTGGTGGAGTATTACCGGCGCCGTTTCCGCCATGTGCTCATCGATGAGTATCAGGACACTAACCATGCGCAGTACATGCTGGTCAGTGCCTTGGTGGGTACCGAGGTCACGGCTGATGGTTTGCAGCCGAGTGAGTTGTGTGTGGTCGGTGACGCGGATCAGTCGATTTATGCGTTCCGTGGTGCGACGATTCGTAATATTGAGGAGTTTGAGCGGGATTATCCGCAGGCGAAAACCATTGTGTTGGAGCAGAATTATCGTTCCACCCAGATGATTTTGGATGCGGCGAATGCGGTGATTGATCGTAATGATGGTCGTCGTGCGAAGAAGCTGTGGACGGCGCAGGGCGCGGGGGAGAAGATCGTCGGATACGTGGCCGATAATGAGCACGATGAGGCGCGTTTTATTGCCGGCGAGATTGATGAGTTGGTGGATCGGGGGATGGCGTATTCCGACATTGCGGTGATGTATCGCACGAATAATGCCTCGCGTGCGATTGAGGATGTGTTTATTCGTTCGGGTATTCCGTACAAGGTGGTTGGCGGTACGCGCTTTTATGAGCGCAAAGAAATCCGGGACATCATTGCGTATTTGCGGGTGATTGAGAACGAGGAGGATGCGGTGAGTTTGCGCCGCATCATCAATACTCCGCGCCGTGGAATTGGGGATAAGGCCATTGCGGCGGTGAGTTTGCATGCGGAGACCCATCGGGTGAGTTTTGCGTCGGCTTTGCATGCGGCGGCCCATGGGGAGGTTGATGGTCTGTCGACCAGGGGTAAGTCTGCGATTGCTGGGTTTAATCAGTTGCTGGATGGGTTGCGGATGGCTGCGTTGTCGGCGCGTGACGAGGTGACGGGTTATCCGGATCTTGGGGTGGTGGTGAGTGAGGTGTTGGATTCGACGGGGTATCGCGATGAGTTGGCGAAGTCGAATGATCCGCAGGATGCGGCCCGGCTCGACAACGTCAATGAGTTGGTGGCGGTGGCCCGCGAGTTCGCTTCAGAGGCCGCGAATCTGCGTGCGTATGAGGAGATGGATGGCGGCCCGACTCCTGCGGAGGATGGCCAGCCGGAGCCGGGGAGCTTGGCGGCGTTTTTGGAGCGGGTGTCTTTGGTTGCGGATGCTGACCAGTTGCCTGATGGGGAGGAGTCCGTGGTGACGTTGATGACGTTGCACACGGCGAAGGGTTTGGAGTTTCCGGTGGTGTTTTCGGTGGGCTGGGAGGATGGCCAGTTCCCGCATACTCGCTCTTTGGGGGATCCGACGCAGCTGCAGGAGGAGCGGCGTTTGGCTTATGTGGGTATTACGCGCGCGTGCCAGCGTCTGTATGTGACGCGGGCGATGATGCGTAGTGCGTGGGGTAGTCCCGTGACGAATCCGCCGTCGCGTTTTTTGGGGGAGATCCCGGATGCGGTGATTGATTGGCGCCGTGAGGCCCCGGAGTTTGATGCGTGGGGTGAGCCCTCCTACGGGTCGTATGGTTCTTCGTCGGGCTATGGCGCTGCGCGTGGTTATGGGTCTTCTTATGGTTCTTCTGCGAAGCCGAAGCGGCCGCGTGGGGGGATTCCTAAGGCGAATGTGGGAAAGAAGGATTTGCAGTTGGTGGTGGGGGATCGGGTGGTGCACGACAAGTATGGGTTGGGCACGGTGATGGAGGTGTCGCATGGTGCGCCGGCCGATACGGTGGTGGTTGATTTTGGTTCTTCGGGCACGGTGCGTTTGATGCTGTTGGGTAATGTGCCGTTGGAAAAGCTGTAG
- a CDS encoding M23 family metallopeptidase, whose product MQKQAQRNRAGAHRKTSVSHTTKGRAALLAVATSAVGTAGAAGTAVAHTSVDAAPAHSEATPQYELAADNAAPVIFDQAPQILEIAEFKPVLNLADQLSKAIQYNAERMAADEAARAPQVVKPAEGILTSPFGPRWGTFHSGIDIANSLGTPILAVEDGTVIDAGPASGYGQWVRIKHEDGTITVYGHMETIDVSVGQHVTAGTKIAGMGSRGFSTGVHLHFEVHPGGGSAVDPIPWLAARGISV is encoded by the coding sequence ATGCAAAAGCAGGCTCAGCGCAACCGTGCAGGCGCACACCGTAAGACCAGCGTCTCGCACACCACCAAGGGCCGCGCAGCCCTGTTGGCCGTTGCGACTTCTGCTGTCGGCACCGCAGGTGCCGCAGGCACCGCCGTCGCACACACCAGTGTCGACGCAGCCCCCGCCCACAGCGAGGCAACCCCCCAGTACGAGCTCGCCGCCGACAACGCAGCTCCGGTCATCTTCGACCAAGCCCCCCAGATCCTGGAGATCGCCGAATTCAAGCCGGTACTGAACCTGGCCGACCAGCTCTCCAAGGCAATCCAGTACAACGCTGAGCGCATGGCAGCCGACGAAGCCGCCCGCGCACCGCAGGTCGTCAAGCCCGCCGAAGGCATCCTCACCAGCCCCTTCGGGCCGCGCTGGGGCACCTTCCACTCCGGCATCGACATCGCCAACTCCCTCGGCACCCCGATCCTCGCAGTCGAAGACGGCACCGTCATCGACGCCGGCCCCGCCTCCGGCTACGGCCAGTGGGTCCGCATCAAGCACGAAGACGGCACCATCACCGTCTACGGCCACATGGAAACCATCGACGTCTCCGTCGGCCAACACGTCACCGCCGGCACCAAAATCGCCGGCATGGGCTCCCGTGGATTCTCCACTGGCGTGCACCTCCACTTCGAAGTACACCCCGGTGGTGGCTCCGCGGTCGACCCCATCCCGTGGCTCGCCGCACGCGGCATCAGCGTTTAA